In the genome of Myxococcus stipitatus, one region contains:
- a CDS encoding phage tail protein, whose amino-acid sequence MSGRESLYARLPAIYRRRDAELGGPLRALLSVIDRQLETVRADIETTWDNAFVETAEEWLIPYLGGALGVPVARDVQAIAFSRRALVANTLGYRRRKGTAAMLEQLSRDLTNYPARVVEFFTRLAWNESINHPTGRHATLDLRSTVALQRLSGPFEEATRTVDVRSIHSGRGQHNLPNIGLFLWRTQLRALTAATAPSMGLVGQAAFRFNPFGVDRPLYAALETETDPAAIATEASVPLALSRRRLWERARQLGNQMKFPFSIAVHGLDGGSNPVVRAVSATQVAICDLSAIETNPATVAADQVVVDPELGRFVLGSDFTTGLSGIEVFTHHIIATAGQLGAGPWDRDDDAQAWLERFTAPPEARTLGFQVLVARRGSGPDVVPTLDQAVTRWHNYLNALPSDAARGRALGIILIGDSATHAPPAQVIRVPTGAVLGILGATWPEVPDAPGTRIKGEMVAEGVRPIVTGDLLFQGNATSVTNRGEVLLGGFALTGSVRVELGSLDRLRLASLSVLGAQAVRVNTTNGSNAALELTLEHTVVNGITAYQSIGNIILTDSAVTGALHAPKSPLEARGSTVLGACQSSRLSASNCIFVGAVLIEQHQEGCLRFSYYPRANSRVPPSFRCQPDLALEAAEGNTQLTTLVGLRMKPRFVSTDPHAPGFLLLDPECPPEIRTAAEDGGEPGCWHHLQHGIRLANLRNAIPQFLRFGMEPGIFFLV is encoded by the coding sequence ATGAGCGGCCGTGAGTCGCTGTACGCGCGACTGCCCGCCATCTACCGGCGGCGAGACGCGGAGCTGGGGGGCCCGCTCCGAGCGCTCCTCTCGGTGATTGACCGGCAGTTGGAGACCGTCCGCGCCGACATCGAGACGACGTGGGACAACGCCTTCGTCGAGACCGCCGAGGAGTGGCTCATCCCCTACCTCGGTGGCGCCCTCGGCGTCCCCGTCGCGCGGGATGTGCAGGCCATCGCCTTCAGTCGCCGGGCGCTCGTGGCGAACACGCTCGGCTACCGCCGCCGCAAGGGCACGGCGGCGATGCTGGAGCAGCTCTCTCGAGACCTCACCAACTACCCCGCACGCGTCGTGGAGTTCTTCACGCGACTGGCCTGGAACGAGTCCATCAACCACCCCACGGGCCGGCACGCCACGCTCGACCTCCGAAGCACGGTGGCGCTTCAGCGGCTCTCGGGCCCCTTCGAGGAAGCGACGCGCACCGTGGACGTGCGCTCCATCCACTCCGGACGCGGCCAGCACAACCTCCCCAACATCGGCCTCTTCCTGTGGCGCACGCAGCTTCGCGCGCTCACCGCCGCGACGGCCCCCAGCATGGGGCTCGTCGGACAGGCGGCGTTCCGGTTCAACCCGTTCGGCGTGGACCGGCCGCTGTACGCCGCGCTGGAGACAGAGACCGACCCGGCCGCCATCGCCACCGAGGCCTCCGTCCCTCTCGCGCTCTCACGCCGACGCCTGTGGGAGCGGGCGCGCCAGCTGGGCAACCAGATGAAGTTCCCGTTCTCCATCGCGGTGCACGGCCTGGATGGAGGGAGCAACCCCGTCGTGCGCGCCGTGAGCGCCACGCAGGTGGCCATCTGCGACCTCTCCGCCATCGAGACGAATCCCGCCACCGTCGCGGCCGACCAGGTGGTCGTCGACCCAGAGCTGGGCCGCTTCGTATTGGGCAGCGACTTCACGACGGGCTTGAGCGGCATCGAGGTCTTCACCCACCACATCATCGCGACGGCGGGGCAGCTCGGCGCGGGGCCGTGGGACCGCGATGACGATGCGCAGGCGTGGCTGGAGCGCTTCACCGCGCCCCCCGAGGCACGCACCCTCGGGTTCCAGGTCCTGGTGGCTCGGCGAGGCTCGGGCCCGGATGTGGTGCCCACGCTCGACCAGGCCGTCACGCGTTGGCACAACTACTTGAACGCTCTTCCCAGTGATGCGGCCCGAGGCCGTGCGCTGGGCATCATCCTCATCGGCGACAGCGCCACCCACGCCCCACCCGCGCAGGTCATCCGTGTCCCCACGGGCGCCGTGCTGGGAATCCTCGGCGCCACCTGGCCCGAGGTGCCCGATGCTCCCGGCACCCGCATCAAGGGCGAGATGGTCGCGGAGGGCGTGCGTCCCATCGTGACGGGGGACCTCCTCTTTCAAGGGAACGCGACCTCGGTGACGAACCGAGGTGAAGTGCTGCTCGGTGGCTTCGCGCTGACGGGCAGCGTCCGGGTGGAGCTGGGCTCGTTGGACAGGCTCCGGCTCGCCTCCCTCAGTGTGCTGGGCGCGCAGGCGGTTCGCGTGAACACCACCAACGGGAGCAACGCGGCGCTGGAGCTGACGCTCGAGCACACCGTCGTCAACGGCATCACCGCCTATCAGTCCATCGGCAACATCATCCTCACCGACAGCGCGGTGACGGGCGCCCTTCACGCCCCCAAGAGCCCGCTCGAGGCCCGGGGCTCGACGGTGCTCGGCGCCTGCCAGTCGAGCCGCCTGTCCGCGTCGAACTGCATCTTCGTGGGCGCGGTCCTCATCGAGCAGCACCAGGAAGGGTGCCTGCGCTTCTCCTACTATCCGCGCGCCAACAGCCGCGTCCCCCCGAGCTTCCGCTGCCAGCCCGACCTCGCCCTCGAGGCCGCCGAGGGCAACACCCAGCTCACCACGCTGGTGGGCCTGCGCATGAAGCCGCGCTTCGTGAGCACCGACCCGCACGCCCCCGGCTTCCTGCTGCTGGACCCGGAGTGCCCGCCTGAAATCCGTACCGCCGCCGAAGACGGTGGCGAGCCCGGCTGCTGGCACCACCTGCAGCACGGCATCCGCCTCGCGAACCTCCGCAACGCCATTCCCCAGTTCCTGCGCTTCGGTATGGAGCCCGGGATTTTCTTCCTCGTGTGA
- a CDS encoding pentapeptide repeat-containing protein, with protein MSKPSRRERIQEEFESGKTDFAGERLHGTRLEGVKLPGVNLQDASLTGANLQKSVLTGANLRGVRARAADLSGADVSQAVLDGGDFNRAKADETNLRGASLVESNWYLVPLSKADLRDADLQKAQLRRCLLDGADLRGARLTDCNLRQARYTQQTLWPEGFDATRSGALGPGAVATGAWHKRAILIQYDLRGAKLEGIRLQGAFLVQCDLRDADLTGANLRGAHVLNSDLRGANLSGAILQGADLQSADLTTTVLERASYDARTRWPRRFDVSETGAIGPATKLKERDLSGAKLPGLDLSGCDLSGANLQGAVLSRASLRGANLRGARMSGVRADGCDFVKALLANTQMDHANLRRCLFTGADLSHADLRFSDLRKADFTGADLTETSTEGVRR; from the coding sequence ATGAGCAAGCCATCCCGTCGCGAGCGCATCCAGGAGGAGTTCGAGTCGGGCAAGACCGACTTCGCGGGCGAGCGCCTGCACGGAACCCGCCTGGAGGGCGTGAAGCTCCCGGGTGTGAATCTCCAGGACGCGAGCCTGACGGGCGCAAACCTCCAGAAGTCCGTCCTGACGGGCGCGAACCTCCGAGGCGTCCGCGCCCGCGCCGCCGACCTCTCGGGCGCCGACGTGAGCCAGGCCGTGCTGGACGGAGGCGACTTCAACCGGGCCAAGGCCGACGAGACGAACCTCCGCGGAGCCTCGCTGGTCGAGAGCAACTGGTACCTGGTCCCCCTGTCGAAGGCGGACCTCCGCGACGCCGACCTCCAGAAGGCTCAACTGCGCCGCTGCCTGCTCGACGGCGCGGACCTGCGGGGCGCCCGGCTCACCGACTGCAACCTGCGGCAGGCGCGCTACACACAGCAGACCCTGTGGCCGGAGGGCTTCGACGCGACACGCTCGGGGGCGCTCGGGCCCGGCGCGGTCGCGACCGGGGCCTGGCACAAGCGCGCCATCCTCATCCAGTACGACCTGCGCGGCGCGAAGCTGGAGGGCATCCGGTTGCAGGGAGCCTTCCTGGTCCAGTGCGACCTGCGTGACGCGGACCTCACCGGCGCGAACCTGCGGGGCGCGCACGTGTTGAACTCGGACCTGCGGGGCGCGAACTTGAGCGGCGCGATTCTCCAGGGCGCGGACCTCCAATCCGCCGACCTCACGACGACCGTGCTGGAGCGCGCCAGCTATGACGCACGAACCCGCTGGCCCCGCCGCTTCGACGTGTCGGAGACGGGCGCCATCGGTCCAGCCACGAAGCTGAAGGAGCGGGACCTCTCCGGTGCGAAGCTGCCCGGGCTGGACTTGAGTGGGTGTGACCTGTCGGGCGCCAACCTCCAGGGTGCCGTCCTCTCACGCGCCTCCCTGCGCGGCGCCAACCTGCGCGGCGCCCGGATGTCTGGGGTCCGAGCCGATGGCTGTGATTTCGTCAAGGCCCTGCTCGCGAATACCCAGATGGACCACGCCAACCTGCGCCGTTGCCTCTTCACAGGCGCGGATCTCTCACACGCGGACCTGCGCTTTTCTGATTTGCGCAAGGCCGATTTCACCGGCGCGGACTTGACGGAGACCAGCACTGAGGGCGTGAGGCGGTAA
- a CDS encoding putative baseplate assembly protein gives MNHEGCCEPTPDARENPPGLSALRYRTGTWATFRAAMVSQLPLESVQPENGPAKRPLAALTARDPSDPTIALLDATACVLDVLTFYQERQLNEVFLATARERISLVQIARALGYEPGPGLAASGYLAFNVSPQATEPLLVPVGTAVMAMPEGNTPPPVFETDEGLEARLEYNKLPVSRRRPREDLKKGDNHLWVHGLTTRAQRGDGVLIYGTDRLGTPGSERWEFRRIAAFETDTVHDETKLTFERGLGDNYTAPPERALEVLLFRNRASLFGHNAPDWKLQSDQTQLTAWWSAGGSMNDVPEVGVDGRTRLLSGSKPVVQWPKFDLVDDPAVGTSSVDLDREYNGILKHSWVVLTDGYNVEAYRVLQASTRSRQDFTLTGKVTRIKLQGENLSVFGRRATTVWCEPDSFQHVGEPDLTPVTGATLSLDGSFPELTGRLLGVHGPDALTEAPAGEVVRIVSATVNADGKTTLLVDPPLASKYVRAEVVLNANVTRATHGQTAPDEVLGSGNAAQAFQRFVLKGKPLTHVPSAEEPGGQAALTLRVGGAAWTRVPSLHGQPKDALVYSLRYASDGSTVVELGDGEMGARLPPGAENVVASYRTGLGLVGEVARGRASLLTRRPVGIDSAINPTAFSGAADPESIAEIRSNAPNSVLTLGRLVSIQDYEDYARSFAGIGKALAVGIWAGQRRLVHLTVASASGKPLGPTDPVRVKLAESLVQYQDPVHRAVVDSYQERSFGLVASLLIDPAYRWEDIDAAARAALFGAFDFSHRRFGQGVTPAEVVTVLQAVEGVLAVDLDKLYRTDLTLAAQAAPPQLLIEASGPVTSGGLRTQADLLLVSRNAADIALSRRSE, from the coding sequence ATGAATCACGAGGGCTGCTGCGAGCCGACTCCCGACGCCCGCGAGAACCCACCCGGGCTCTCCGCGCTGCGCTACCGGACCGGGACCTGGGCCACCTTCCGAGCGGCGATGGTGTCGCAACTTCCGCTGGAGAGCGTGCAGCCCGAGAACGGCCCCGCGAAGCGACCGCTGGCCGCGCTCACCGCCAGGGACCCGTCCGACCCGACCATCGCACTGCTCGACGCGACGGCGTGTGTGCTCGACGTCCTGACCTTCTACCAGGAGCGCCAGCTCAACGAGGTGTTCCTCGCCACTGCGCGCGAGCGGATATCGCTGGTGCAGATTGCCCGCGCCCTGGGCTACGAGCCGGGCCCGGGGCTCGCCGCCTCGGGCTACCTCGCGTTCAACGTGTCGCCGCAGGCCACCGAGCCGCTGCTCGTGCCCGTCGGCACCGCCGTGATGGCGATGCCCGAGGGCAACACGCCGCCGCCCGTGTTCGAGACGGACGAAGGGCTCGAGGCCCGGCTGGAGTACAACAAGCTGCCCGTCAGCCGCCGCCGTCCGCGCGAGGACCTCAAGAAGGGCGACAACCACCTCTGGGTCCACGGCCTCACGACGCGCGCTCAGCGCGGCGACGGGGTGCTCATCTACGGCACGGACCGGCTCGGCACGCCGGGCAGTGAGCGCTGGGAGTTCCGGCGCATCGCCGCGTTCGAGACGGACACGGTGCACGACGAGACGAAGCTCACCTTCGAGCGAGGCCTGGGCGACAACTACACGGCCCCGCCCGAACGCGCGCTGGAGGTGCTCCTCTTCCGCAACCGCGCCTCGCTGTTCGGCCACAACGCGCCCGACTGGAAGCTGCAATCGGACCAGACGCAGCTCACCGCCTGGTGGAGCGCGGGCGGCAGCATGAATGATGTCCCCGAGGTCGGCGTGGACGGCCGCACCCGACTGCTCAGCGGCTCGAAGCCCGTGGTGCAGTGGCCGAAGTTCGACCTGGTGGACGACCCCGCGGTGGGCACGTCCTCGGTGGACCTGGACCGCGAATACAACGGCATCCTGAAGCACAGCTGGGTGGTCCTCACGGACGGCTACAACGTGGAGGCCTACAGGGTCCTGCAAGCCAGCACCCGCTCCCGGCAGGACTTCACGCTCACCGGCAAGGTGACGCGCATCAAGCTTCAAGGCGAGAACCTCAGCGTCTTCGGCCGCCGCGCGACCACCGTCTGGTGCGAGCCCGACTCGTTCCAGCACGTGGGCGAGCCCGACCTCACCCCCGTCACCGGCGCCACCCTCTCCCTCGACGGTTCCTTCCCGGAACTCACGGGCAGGCTGCTCGGCGTCCATGGCCCGGATGCCCTCACCGAGGCCCCCGCGGGAGAGGTGGTGCGCATCGTGTCCGCCACGGTGAACGCGGACGGGAAGACCACGCTCCTGGTTGACCCGCCCCTCGCATCCAAGTACGTGCGCGCGGAGGTCGTGCTCAACGCCAACGTCACGCGTGCGACGCACGGACAGACGGCGCCCGACGAGGTGCTCGGCAGCGGCAACGCGGCCCAGGCCTTCCAGCGCTTCGTCCTCAAGGGGAAGCCGCTCACCCACGTCCCCTCCGCCGAGGAGCCTGGCGGCCAGGCGGCGCTCACCCTCCGCGTCGGCGGCGCGGCCTGGACGCGCGTGCCGTCACTCCACGGCCAGCCCAAGGACGCGCTCGTCTATTCGCTTCGCTATGCGTCGGACGGGAGCACGGTGGTGGAGCTGGGTGACGGCGAGATGGGGGCGCGCCTTCCGCCGGGCGCGGAGAACGTCGTCGCCTCCTACCGGACGGGGCTGGGGCTCGTGGGAGAGGTCGCGCGGGGACGAGCCTCGCTGCTCACGCGAAGGCCCGTGGGCATCGACAGCGCCATCAACCCCACGGCCTTCTCGGGCGCCGCCGACCCGGAGTCCATCGCGGAGATTCGCTCGAATGCGCCCAACTCCGTGCTCACACTGGGACGGCTCGTGTCCATCCAGGACTATGAGGACTACGCGCGCTCGTTCGCGGGCATCGGCAAGGCGCTCGCCGTGGGCATCTGGGCCGGGCAGCGGCGACTGGTGCACCTGACGGTGGCCAGCGCGAGCGGCAAGCCCCTGGGCCCCACCGACCCGGTGCGCGTCAAGCTCGCCGAGTCGCTCGTCCAATACCAGGACCCCGTGCACCGCGCGGTGGTGGACAGCTACCAGGAGCGCTCGTTCGGACTCGTCGCGTCGTTGCTCATCGACCCGGCCTATCGCTGGGAGGACATCGACGCGGCGGCGCGGGCGGCGCTCTTCGGCGCCTTCGACTTCTCCCATCGACGCTTCGGCCAGGGCGTCACTCCCGCCGAGGTCGTCACCGTGCTGCAAGCCGTTGAAGGAGTGCTCGCGGTCGACCTGGACAAGCTGTACCGCACTGACCTCACGCTCGCCGCGCAGGCCGCGCCGCCGCAGCTGCTCATCGAGGCGAGCGGCCCCGTGACGAGCGGAGGTCTCCGCACCCAAGCCGACCTGCTGCTCGTGTCGAGAAACGCAGCCGACATCGCATTGTCGAGGAGGTCTGAATGA
- a CDS encoding phage baseplate assembly protein V, which yields MTAYYGKYRGTVINNFDPLQIGRVQISCPAVLGESVLAWAMPCVPYAGDGEGLFLIPPIGANLWVEFEAGDRDKPIWVGGFWNVGRTPALPALPTTKVLKTGGATLKLDDLPGAGGVTLEVGPPVVAIPVKIALSAQGIEISCGGASVKLDPVRVSLNNGALEVV from the coding sequence ATGACGGCGTACTACGGAAAGTATCGCGGCACGGTCATCAACAACTTCGACCCGCTCCAGATTGGCCGGGTGCAGATCAGCTGTCCCGCGGTGCTGGGAGAGAGCGTGCTCGCCTGGGCGATGCCGTGTGTCCCGTATGCCGGCGACGGAGAGGGCCTGTTCCTCATCCCGCCCATCGGCGCGAACCTGTGGGTCGAGTTCGAGGCGGGAGACCGCGACAAGCCCATCTGGGTGGGAGGCTTCTGGAACGTGGGCCGCACGCCCGCGCTGCCCGCGCTGCCCACCACCAAGGTGCTCAAGACGGGCGGCGCCACGCTCAAGCTGGATGACCTGCCGGGCGCGGGCGGCGTCACGTTGGAGGTGGGTCCTCCGGTGGTGGCGATTCCCGTGAAGATTGCCCTGAGCGCGCAGGGCATCGAAATCTCCTGCGGCGGCGCGAGCGTGAAGCTCGACCCCGTGCGCGTGAGCCTCAACAACGGTGCCCTGGAGGTGGTGTGA
- a CDS encoding putative baseplate assembly protein codes for MTSSVEGRRRALAARFPLTGNGLELAVLPGTDPALNAAFLPVNTGLPARIAGRILLLRFVTTQGVAALTQAQVAIAGATVRWLVPLTALATLPATDPALQPDELAWFNALATALDQQSAGLGEFLLVHTEVALPAKVSLKLRANPVSNNPPSGFEARLSSLEFDQTGDLTSGVRTRWLNGIDHVIVADLNPLISERLRQRVVFVRCANAFGVNELGATHFSITGGERVPTVALRWAQPLSRIASVVDAELTGPERTALSNFAAIHPTDVNQWVVLCTQERGDFSLYTLRVSSAPTFDPLLSAVTLNLKVDCPTQLDCAPPPGCSEAPVPPPVLDYLTRDFAGFRRLLFDRIAALGAGSADESPAGLASTLVELIAARADQLAYAQDSVATEAYLHTARLRSSVRRHARLLDYRMHEGVNARAFVHLRASEGASVDNPVQVGDLFLTRIGSAASAMLAPTVLSEPLPPETQVFAALLSLARLRSVHNDIEIYTWGEEELCLPRGATRCTLLDPDHALEFFQGDLVLLEAVASESSTVAEDTDPTLRHIVRLSSPPRQAHDALLSRDVLEIEWHPEDALPFDLPIRVAGRVLAKARGNMLLVDHGEPAPAETLQAAPFGSRGRLHARLRGMGLTHATAAPTWDDPTAHEWLSTTWSATGVVQQAPESALPSVSLLAADGTEWAPQRDLLASDRSASEFWVETESSGQAWIRFGDGTTGQKPSDDETFTARYRLGNGTLGNVGAGAIAHLLTTRFAPSALAAVRNPLPAVGGVDPEPMENVRRSAPQAFRTQERAVTLADWAEVASRHREVQRAVARLIWTGSWHTVRVHVDRVEGRPVDAPFIAEMTRFLERFRLAGYDLEITGPTHVSLDIVLSICVAHDAWPEAVSASLREVFGRGILTDGTRAFFHPDNFTFGNSVYLSQIVARAMSVKGVRWVDARAEVPGHRFRRFSSTASDELASGILKMGPLEIPRCDSDPNAPERGRIQFNVEGGA; via the coding sequence GTGACGAGCTCGGTCGAAGGACGCAGACGTGCCCTCGCGGCCCGCTTTCCGCTGACGGGAAACGGGCTGGAGCTGGCGGTGCTCCCTGGCACCGACCCCGCGCTGAACGCCGCGTTCCTGCCGGTCAACACCGGCCTGCCCGCGCGCATCGCCGGACGCATCCTCCTGCTGCGCTTCGTCACCACCCAGGGCGTCGCGGCGCTCACGCAGGCCCAGGTGGCGATTGCCGGCGCGACGGTGCGCTGGCTCGTCCCGCTCACGGCGCTGGCCACGCTGCCCGCCACCGACCCCGCCCTCCAGCCGGATGAGCTCGCGTGGTTCAACGCGCTCGCCACGGCGCTCGACCAGCAGTCCGCGGGCCTGGGCGAGTTCCTCCTCGTGCACACCGAGGTGGCGCTGCCCGCGAAGGTCTCCCTCAAGCTGCGCGCCAACCCGGTGAGCAACAACCCGCCGTCGGGCTTCGAGGCGCGACTGTCCTCGCTCGAGTTCGACCAGACGGGAGACCTGACCTCCGGGGTGCGGACCCGCTGGCTCAACGGCATCGACCACGTCATCGTGGCCGACCTGAACCCGCTCATCTCCGAGCGGCTGCGCCAACGCGTGGTGTTCGTGCGCTGCGCCAATGCGTTCGGCGTCAACGAGCTGGGCGCCACGCACTTCTCCATCACGGGTGGAGAGCGGGTGCCCACCGTGGCCCTGCGCTGGGCCCAGCCGCTCTCGCGCATCGCGAGCGTCGTGGACGCGGAGCTCACGGGCCCGGAGCGGACGGCGCTCTCCAACTTCGCCGCCATCCACCCGACCGATGTGAACCAGTGGGTCGTCCTCTGTACGCAGGAGCGCGGAGACTTCTCGCTCTACACCCTGCGTGTCTCGAGCGCCCCGACCTTCGACCCGCTGCTGTCGGCGGTGACGCTGAACCTCAAGGTGGACTGTCCCACCCAGCTCGACTGCGCTCCCCCGCCGGGGTGCAGCGAGGCGCCCGTTCCGCCGCCCGTCCTCGACTACCTGACGCGCGACTTCGCGGGCTTCCGCCGCCTGCTCTTCGACCGCATCGCCGCGCTCGGCGCGGGCAGCGCGGACGAGAGCCCCGCGGGGCTGGCTTCCACCCTGGTGGAGCTCATCGCCGCCCGCGCGGACCAGCTCGCCTACGCGCAGGACTCGGTCGCGACGGAGGCGTACCTGCACACCGCGCGACTGCGCTCGTCTGTGCGGCGCCATGCGCGGCTGCTCGACTACCGCATGCATGAGGGCGTCAACGCCCGCGCCTTCGTGCACCTGCGCGCCAGCGAGGGCGCCAGCGTCGACAACCCCGTGCAGGTGGGGGACCTGTTCCTCACGCGCATCGGCTCGGCCGCGTCCGCCATGCTCGCGCCCACCGTGCTGAGCGAGCCCCTGCCCCCGGAGACCCAGGTCTTCGCCGCGCTCCTGTCACTCGCGCGGCTGCGCTCGGTGCACAACGACATCGAAATCTACACGTGGGGCGAAGAGGAGCTGTGCCTGCCGCGTGGCGCCACCCGCTGCACGCTGCTCGACCCGGACCACGCGCTCGAGTTCTTCCAGGGCGACCTGGTGCTGCTCGAGGCCGTCGCCAGCGAGTCGAGCACCGTCGCGGAGGACACGGACCCCACGCTGCGCCACATCGTCCGCCTGTCATCGCCGCCCCGACAGGCCCACGACGCGCTGCTCTCGCGCGATGTGCTGGAGATTGAGTGGCACCCCGAGGATGCCCTCCCCTTCGACCTGCCCATCCGGGTAGCGGGGCGCGTGCTCGCCAAGGCGCGAGGCAACATGCTGCTCGTCGACCACGGAGAGCCCGCGCCCGCGGAGACCCTCCAGGCGGCCCCCTTCGGGAGCCGAGGCCGGCTCCATGCGCGCCTGCGAGGCATGGGGCTGACCCACGCCACCGCCGCGCCCACCTGGGATGACCCCACCGCGCACGAGTGGCTGAGCACGACGTGGTCCGCCACCGGCGTCGTCCAACAAGCCCCCGAGTCCGCCCTTCCGTCCGTGTCCCTGCTCGCCGCCGACGGCACCGAGTGGGCACCGCAGCGCGACCTGCTCGCGTCGGACCGCTCCGCCTCCGAGTTCTGGGTGGAGACGGAGTCGAGCGGCCAGGCGTGGATTCGCTTCGGCGATGGCACCACCGGACAGAAGCCGTCCGACGACGAGACCTTCACCGCCCGCTATCGGCTGGGCAACGGCACCCTGGGCAACGTCGGCGCGGGCGCCATCGCGCACCTGCTGACGACACGCTTCGCCCCGAGCGCGCTCGCCGCCGTCCGCAACCCGCTGCCCGCGGTGGGGGGGGTCGACCCCGAGCCGATGGAGAACGTGCGCCGCTCCGCGCCCCAGGCGTTCCGCACGCAGGAGCGCGCGGTGACGCTGGCCGACTGGGCCGAGGTCGCGAGCCGCCACCGCGAGGTGCAGCGCGCCGTGGCCCGACTCATCTGGACCGGCTCCTGGCACACCGTGCGAGTCCACGTCGACCGCGTGGAGGGACGCCCAGTGGATGCGCCCTTCATCGCCGAGATGACGCGCTTCCTGGAGCGCTTCCGGCTGGCGGGCTACGACCTGGAGATCACGGGCCCCACCCACGTGTCGCTCGACATCGTGCTGTCGATTTGCGTCGCGCACGATGCGTGGCCCGAGGCGGTCTCCGCGTCGCTGCGCGAGGTGTTCGGCCGAGGCATCCTCACCGACGGCACCCGGGCCTTCTTCCACCCGGACAACTTCACCTTCGGCAACAGCGTGTACCTGAGCCAGATTGTCGCGAGGGCGATGTCCGTGAAGGGCGTGCGCTGGGTCGACGCACGCGCCGAGGTCCCCGGCCACCGCTTCCGCCGCTTCTCCAGCACCGCGTCGGATGAGCTGGCCTCCGGCATCCTGAAGATGGGGCCGCTCGAGATTCCCCGGTGCGACTCCGACCCGAACGCCCCCGAGCGAGGGCGCATCCAGTTCAACGTGGAGGGCGGCGCATGA
- a CDS encoding GPW/gp25 family protein — MKTLSFPYRIDQTGRTAMAGPDDELRELIEQLLFVAPGERVMRPTFGSGAAQLVFAPASEQMAATAQHLVQGALQAWLGDRILVEGIDVQAEESVLTVTLRYRTRITAETRSVVVRGQV; from the coding sequence ATGAAGACGCTCTCCTTCCCCTACCGCATCGACCAGACCGGCCGCACGGCGATGGCGGGGCCCGACGACGAGCTGCGGGAGCTCATCGAGCAGCTGCTGTTCGTCGCGCCCGGCGAGCGGGTCATGCGCCCGACGTTCGGCAGCGGCGCGGCGCAGCTGGTCTTCGCACCGGCCAGTGAGCAGATGGCGGCGACCGCGCAGCACCTCGTCCAGGGGGCGCTGCAAGCGTGGCTGGGCGACAGAATCCTCGTGGAGGGCATCGACGTCCAGGCGGAGGAGTCGGTGCTCACGGTGACGCTGCGCTACCGCACGCGCATCACCGCCGAGACACGCAGCGTGGTCGTCAGAGGGCAGGTGTAG